The following are encoded together in the Bacillus sp. NP157 genome:
- the rapA gene encoding RNA polymerase-associated protein RapA — MFEPGQRWISTAEPELGLGTILRVEGRGVQVLFAKAGVLRPYAVDSAPLVRAEFRAGQRVAGKGIAFLVERVELREGLLVYRGEGRELEEGQLDDEQAMSQADDRLIGGRTDTNDKFDLRVEGLRRRAEARRAASWGLESARIGLVPHQLRVAGIAAARRPPRVLLADEVGLGKTIEAGMILSRQLAAGRATRVLVLLPETLVYQWFVELLRRFNLSFSIFDEERCEAIEQANDGRNPFEDEQLVIADFAFLESAPKRAQQLVEAGWDLIVVDEAHHLEWTPDGASPRYRLVEELAVATPGVILLTATPEQLGRAGHFARLRLLDPQRYSDLDAYLAESANFAPLTELANTLAEGNALEAGQRALIAERFKGDREMAALLDRPNGSAAVLAALIDRHGTGRAMFRNRRAGIGGFPRRLPDLIQIDAEALGPGRREALLAEFRSDIQQPPAPLEFDYADDPRITALIGLLEAHPADKFLLLCRSQAKVMAIEDALRTRSGVGVARFHEGLGIVQRDRNAAFFAQPDGARLLICSEIGSEGRNFQFAHRLVMWDLPLDPDLLEQRIGRLDRIGQKHDIVIHVPLVAQSAQHVLARWYDDGLDAFRSSPADGRELLRRFGPLLSTLADEHAREDDDRDQELDSLIAETRGAHEELSALIHAGRDQLLELAASRDPHADDLASSFARDDDDPSRDGFIQRLFEMYGVHAEELAKDIVLLDPQYLSTDGLSGFADGPLSVTFSRETALAREDLPLLRLDHPMVLAAVDLLVSGETGNAAFLVDDGLPVRTALLQAVYVLEVVADRNLDAGRFLPTTPLPITVDTKLNERPGFRPSDVALRRAADRNIDVARYRKFLSKLVPPMLDHAKDLAEGRAEVLKIEASEAAKTELDGEFSRLLALRGVNPSITEAEIQAVAAERSALLAALPDARLRLDAVRFVVSPDFLALR, encoded by the coding sequence ATGTTTGAACCCGGTCAACGCTGGATTTCCACCGCCGAACCTGAACTCGGTCTCGGCACCATCCTGCGCGTCGAAGGGCGTGGCGTGCAGGTCCTGTTCGCCAAGGCAGGGGTATTGCGTCCCTACGCCGTCGACAGCGCGCCACTGGTGCGCGCCGAATTCCGCGCGGGCCAACGCGTGGCGGGCAAGGGCATCGCCTTCCTGGTCGAGCGCGTCGAGTTGCGTGAAGGGCTGCTGGTCTATCGCGGCGAAGGCCGTGAACTGGAAGAAGGCCAGCTCGACGACGAGCAGGCGATGTCACAGGCGGATGACCGCCTGATCGGCGGGCGCACCGACACCAACGACAAGTTCGACCTGCGCGTGGAAGGCCTGCGCCGCCGTGCGGAAGCGCGCCGCGCCGCCAGCTGGGGCCTCGAATCGGCCCGGATCGGCCTGGTCCCGCACCAGCTTCGCGTCGCCGGCATCGCCGCCGCGCGCCGCCCGCCCCGCGTGTTGCTCGCTGACGAAGTCGGCCTGGGCAAGACCATCGAGGCTGGCATGATCCTGTCGCGCCAGCTGGCCGCCGGCCGCGCCACACGCGTGCTGGTGCTGCTGCCCGAAACCCTGGTGTACCAGTGGTTCGTGGAACTGCTGCGCCGCTTCAACCTGTCCTTCTCGATCTTCGATGAAGAGCGCTGCGAGGCCATCGAGCAGGCCAACGACGGGCGCAACCCGTTCGAAGACGAGCAGCTGGTGATCGCGGACTTCGCCTTCCTCGAAAGCGCGCCCAAGCGCGCCCAGCAGCTGGTCGAGGCCGGCTGGGACCTGATCGTCGTCGACGAGGCGCACCACCTGGAATGGACGCCGGACGGCGCCAGCCCGCGTTATCGCCTGGTCGAAGAGCTCGCCGTCGCCACGCCTGGCGTGATCCTGCTCACGGCGACGCCGGAACAGCTTGGCCGCGCGGGCCACTTCGCCCGCCTGCGCCTGCTCGACCCCCAGCGCTACAGCGACCTGGACGCGTATCTCGCTGAATCGGCAAATTTTGCGCCGTTGACCGAGCTGGCGAACACGCTGGCCGAGGGCAACGCACTGGAGGCCGGCCAGCGTGCGCTGATCGCGGAACGCTTCAAGGGCGACCGTGAAATGGCCGCCCTGCTCGATCGGCCGAACGGTTCGGCCGCGGTGCTCGCCGCCCTGATCGATCGCCACGGCACCGGCCGTGCGATGTTCCGCAACCGCCGCGCCGGCATCGGCGGCTTCCCGCGCCGCCTTCCCGACCTGATCCAGATCGACGCCGAAGCGCTCGGCCCCGGCCGTCGCGAGGCCCTGCTCGCCGAATTCCGTTCCGATATCCAGCAGCCGCCCGCCCCGCTCGAATTCGACTACGCCGACGACCCGCGGATCACCGCCCTGATCGGCCTGCTCGAGGCCCATCCGGCCGACAAGTTCCTGTTGCTGTGTCGCAGCCAGGCCAAGGTCATGGCGATCGAAGACGCGCTGCGCACGCGGAGCGGCGTCGGCGTCGCACGCTTCCACGAAGGCCTCGGCATCGTGCAGCGCGACCGCAACGCGGCGTTCTTCGCCCAGCCGGACGGTGCCCGCCTGCTGATCTGCTCCGAGATCGGTTCGGAGGGCCGAAACTTCCAGTTTGCGCATCGCCTGGTGATGTGGGACCTCCCGCTCGACCCGGACCTGCTCGAGCAGCGCATCGGTCGACTGGACCGCATCGGCCAGAAGCACGACATCGTCATCCACGTGCCGCTGGTCGCGCAGAGCGCACAGCACGTGCTGGCACGCTGGTACGACGACGGCCTCGACGCCTTTCGCAGCAGTCCCGCCGATGGCCGTGAACTGCTTCGCCGCTTCGGCCCGCTGCTGTCGACGCTGGCCGACGAGCATGCCCGCGAAGACGACGACCGCGACCAGGAACTGGACTCGCTCATCGCCGAGACCCGCGGTGCCCACGAAGAGCTTTCCGCGCTGATCCACGCCGGCCGCGACCAGCTGCTCGAACTCGCCGCGAGCCGTGACCCGCACGCCGACGACCTCGCAAGCAGCTTCGCGCGCGACGACGATGATCCCAGCCGCGACGGTTTCATCCAGCGCCTGTTCGAGATGTACGGCGTGCACGCCGAGGAACTGGCGAAGGACATCGTCCTGCTCGACCCGCAGTACCTGTCCACCGACGGCCTCAGCGGCTTCGCGGACGGCCCGTTGTCGGTCACGTTCTCGCGCGAGACCGCGCTGGCACGCGAAGACCTGCCCCTGCTTCGCCTCGACCATCCGATGGTGCTTGCGGCCGTCGACCTGCTGGTCTCCGGCGAGACCGGCAACGCCGCGTTCCTCGTCGACGATGGCCTGCCGGTGCGCACCGCGCTGCTGCAGGCGGTGTACGTGCTCGAAGTGGTGGCCGACCGCAACCTCGACGCCGGCCGTTTCCTGCCGACGACGCCGCTGCCGATCACCGTGGACACCAAGCTCAACGAACGTCCGGGCTTCCGTCCCAGCGACGTTGCGCTTCGTCGCGCGGCCGACCGCAACATCGACGTGGCCCGCTATCGCAAGTTCCTTTCGAAGCTGGTCCCGCCGATGCTCGACCACGCGAAGGACCTGGCCGAAGGCCGCGCCGAGGTGCTGAAAATCGAAGCGTCCGAGGCTGCGAAGACCGAGCTGGACGGCGAATTCAGCCGCCTGCTGGCATTGCGCGGCGTGAATCCGTCGATCACCGAAGCCGAGATCCAGGCCGTCGCTGCCGAACGCTCCGCCTTGCTGGCTGCCCTGCCGGATGCGCGGCTTCGCCTCGATGCGGTGCGCTTCGTGGTCAGCCCGGACTTCCTCGCCCTGCGATAA
- a CDS encoding rhomboid family intramembrane serine protease, giving the protein MTPSLPPVTRNLLIANIVMFGLQSLLGDDSTLAITRWLALWPYGHDIAVQLGNGDVVGLGFQPWQLVTYAFLHANVLHITTNMYGLYMFGGVIERQMGARRFLAYYATCVVAAALAQLAVLYFFEPTKMYPTVGASGGIFGLLAAIAMLFPRARLTVFPVPIAMPAWLFVTLYGVGELFFGVTGRLAQVAHFAHLGGLVAGIALLLAWGMKPARQPP; this is encoded by the coding sequence ATGACGCCCAGCCTGCCACCCGTCACGCGTAACCTGCTCATCGCGAACATCGTGATGTTCGGGCTGCAGTCCCTGCTCGGCGACGACAGCACGCTGGCGATCACGCGGTGGCTGGCGTTGTGGCCTTATGGCCACGACATCGCGGTCCAGCTCGGTAACGGTGACGTTGTCGGGCTGGGTTTCCAGCCGTGGCAGCTGGTGACCTATGCGTTCCTGCATGCCAACGTATTGCACATCACCACGAACATGTACGGCCTGTACATGTTCGGCGGCGTGATCGAGCGGCAGATGGGCGCGCGGCGCTTCCTCGCCTACTACGCCACGTGCGTGGTCGCGGCGGCGCTGGCCCAGCTGGCCGTGCTGTATTTCTTCGAGCCGACGAAGATGTATCCGACCGTCGGTGCATCCGGTGGGATATTTGGCCTGCTGGCCGCGATTGCGATGCTCTTCCCGCGTGCAAGGCTGACGGTGTTCCCGGTGCCGATCGCCATGCCGGCGTGGCTGTTCGTCACGCTCTATGGCGTGGGGGAACTCTTCTTCGGCGTGACCGGCCGGCTGGCGCAGGTTGCGCACTTCGCCCACCTGGGCGGCCTTGTCGCAGGCATCGCGCTGCTGCTGGCGTGGGGCATGAAGCCCGCACGCCAGCCACCGTAG
- the gloA gene encoding lactoylglutathione lyase, whose protein sequence is MSLSDLTSLPGVTASPDVATRRYVFNHTMIRVRDLAVSLDFYTRVLGFTPVYQHVYEEAAFTIVYLVLVGDRSVIPDDDQARKQWVLAQPGVLELTHNHGTENEEKTPYHNGNTEPRGFGHLCVSVPDVNAACARFETLGVTFQKRLTDGRMRHIAFIRDPDEYWIEILQPTPLA, encoded by the coding sequence ATGTCCCTTTCCGACCTGACCTCGCTGCCGGGTGTCACGGCGTCCCCGGACGTCGCCACGCGTCGCTACGTCTTCAACCACACGATGATCCGCGTGCGCGACCTTGCCGTGTCGCTGGATTTCTACACGCGCGTGCTCGGCTTTACCCCGGTGTACCAGCACGTCTACGAAGAGGCTGCGTTCACCATTGTTTACCTCGTGCTCGTCGGCGACCGTTCGGTGATCCCCGACGATGACCAGGCGCGCAAGCAGTGGGTGCTCGCCCAGCCGGGCGTACTCGAGTTGACCCACAACCACGGCACCGAAAATGAAGAAAAGACGCCGTACCACAATGGCAACACGGAGCCGCGCGGCTTCGGCCACCTCTGTGTCAGCGTGCCCGACGTGAACGCGGCCTGCGCGCGTTTCGAGACGCTCGGCGTCACGTTCCAGAAGCGGCTGACCGATGGTCGCATGCGCCATATTGCGTTCATTCGCGACCCGGACGAATACTGGATCGAAATCCTCCAGCCGACCCCGCTGGCCTGA
- a CDS encoding OmpA family protein, which yields MKRKGLFLLIGLALGGVGAVHAQESADAGNGYDGRWYIAPTVGGYYNDTDRNTNSRQVYYGLAVGKFISNNASIDIFADRTKRDNDANGHWSSNSYGVAARFYAGAWDSWRPYLLAGVMGSYHHNPADNGWAPAAELGVGVSKTITDSSDVRLEAGYRYDWDDKTNDGENGYGDWFLGFSIVSRFGEPPQAPAPAAAPPPAAPDCSTLDSDGDGVNDCDDKCPATPAGTIVGPDGCPQKVVIDLRGVNFKFDRPKKGETNIGPTLQEPTSESLGVLDQAVDTLQRYPQVKVTVAGYTDSVGKDAYNQGLSERRAKIVFDYLTSHGIGADRLEGPIGHGENNPIDTNDTAEGRSRNRRTELQVQQ from the coding sequence ATGAAACGTAAGGGCTTGTTTTTGCTGATCGGCTTGGCCCTGGGCGGCGTGGGTGCCGTTCATGCTCAGGAATCCGCTGACGCGGGTAACGGCTATGACGGCCGCTGGTACATCGCCCCGACGGTTGGCGGTTACTACAACGACACCGACCGCAACACCAACAGCCGTCAGGTCTACTACGGCCTGGCAGTGGGTAAGTTCATTTCGAACAACGCCTCGATCGACATCTTCGCTGATCGCACCAAGCGCGACAACGATGCCAACGGTCACTGGTCGAGCAACAGCTACGGCGTTGCCGCTCGCTTCTACGCTGGTGCGTGGGACAGCTGGCGCCCGTACCTGCTGGCTGGCGTGATGGGCTCGTACCACCACAACCCGGCTGACAACGGCTGGGCACCGGCTGCCGAACTCGGCGTCGGCGTCTCCAAGACCATCACCGACAGCTCGGACGTCCGCCTCGAAGCCGGCTACCGCTACGATTGGGACGACAAGACCAACGACGGCGAGAACGGCTACGGCGACTGGTTCCTCGGCTTCTCGATCGTTTCGCGCTTCGGCGAGCCGCCGCAGGCTCCGGCCCCGGCTGCTGCTCCGCCCCCGGCTGCTCCGGATTGCTCGACCCTCGACAGCGATGGCGACGGCGTGAACGATTGCGACGACAAGTGCCCGGCCACCCCGGCTGGCACCATCGTCGGCCCGGACGGTTGCCCGCAGAAGGTCGTCATCGACCTGCGCGGCGTCAACTTCAAGTTCGATCGCCCGAAGAAGGGTGAGACGAACATTGGCCCGACCCTGCAGGAGCCGACCAGCGAGTCGCTGGGCGTCCTCGACCAGGCTGTCGACACCCTGCAGCGTTACCCGCAGGTCAAGGTCACGGTTGCCGGTTACACGGATAGCGTCGGTAAGGACGCTTACAACCAGGGTCTGTCGGAGCGTCGCGCCAAGATCGTGTTCGATTACCTGACCTCGCACGGCATCGGTGCCGATCGCCTGGAAGGCCCGATCGGCCACGGCGAGAACAACCCGATCGACACCAACGATACGGCCGAAGGTCGTTCGCGTAACCGTCGCACGGAACTGCAGGTCCAGCAGTAA
- a CDS encoding bifunctional 2-methylcitrate dehydratase/aconitate hydratase: MSAHDIRSATRPDPDQPLVDIANYVADYQIDSQEAYDTARYMLLDSLACSALAMKFPDCVKHLGPIVPGASMQGGVRVPFTSHELDPVQAAFAIGTQIRYLDFNDTWLAAEWGHPSDNLGSILAVADYLSRKAEKEGGKVLTVRDVLGYAIKAHEIQGCYALKNSFNRVGQDHVILVRLASTAVTTAMLGGNKDQVTTAVSHSWIDNGALRTYRHAPNTGPRKSWAAGDACRRAVTHAINAVYRNVVGYPSALSAKTWGFYDVAFKGNAFQFERPFGSYVMENVLFKISFPAEFHAQTAVECAMQLHAEVANRLDEVERVEIQTQEAGVRIIDKTGPLANYADRDHCIQYMVAVPMIFGRLTADDYNDDVAADPRIDALRDKMTVVENPQFTTDYFDSEKRYIGNSVQVFFKDGSSTQKISIDYPIGHRKRRAEGIPVLLKKFESALRAELPADRVEKVLAITGTPEKLDAMPIHEFMTLFTA, translated from the coding sequence ATGAGCGCACACGACATCCGTTCCGCCACGCGTCCCGATCCGGACCAGCCGCTGGTGGACATCGCCAACTACGTGGCCGACTACCAGATCGATTCGCAGGAGGCCTACGACACGGCGCGCTACATGCTGCTGGACTCGCTGGCGTGCTCCGCGCTGGCCATGAAGTTCCCGGACTGCGTCAAGCACCTCGGCCCGATCGTCCCGGGCGCCTCGATGCAGGGCGGCGTGCGCGTGCCGTTTACCTCGCACGAGCTGGACCCGGTGCAGGCCGCGTTCGCCATCGGCACGCAGATCCGCTACCTCGATTTCAACGACACCTGGCTGGCGGCCGAATGGGGCCACCCGTCGGACAACCTCGGTTCGATCCTGGCCGTGGCGGACTACCTGTCGCGCAAGGCCGAGAAGGAAGGCGGCAAGGTGCTGACCGTGCGCGACGTGCTCGGCTACGCTATCAAGGCTCATGAAATCCAGGGTTGCTACGCGCTGAAGAACAGCTTCAACCGGGTCGGCCAGGACCACGTCATCCTTGTCCGCCTCGCCTCCACGGCAGTGACCACGGCCATGCTCGGCGGCAACAAGGACCAGGTCACGACCGCGGTTTCGCACAGCTGGATTGACAACGGTGCGTTGCGCACCTACCGCCATGCGCCGAACACCGGTCCGCGCAAGAGCTGGGCTGCCGGCGACGCCTGCCGTCGTGCGGTCACCCACGCGATCAACGCCGTCTACCGCAACGTGGTCGGCTACCCGTCGGCGCTCAGCGCGAAGACCTGGGGCTTCTACGACGTGGCGTTCAAGGGCAACGCGTTCCAGTTCGAGCGTCCGTTCGGCAGCTACGTCATGGAAAACGTGCTGTTCAAGATCAGCTTCCCGGCCGAATTCCACGCCCAGACCGCGGTGGAATGCGCCATGCAACTGCACGCCGAGGTTGCCAATCGCCTCGACGAGGTCGAGCGCGTCGAGATCCAGACCCAGGAAGCCGGCGTCCGCATCATCGACAAGACCGGCCCGTTGGCGAACTACGCCGACCGTGACCACTGCATCCAGTACATGGTCGCCGTGCCGATGATTTTCGGCCGTCTCACCGCGGACGATTACAACGACGACGTGGCCGCCGATCCGCGTATCGACGCGCTGCGCGACAAAATGACCGTAGTCGAAAATCCTCAGTTCACCACCGATTATTTCGATTCCGAAAAGCGTTACATCGGTAATTCGGTGCAGGTTTTCTTCAAGGACGGCAGCAGCACGCAAAAAATCTCGATCGATTACCCGATCGGTCACCGGAAACGCCGTGCCGAAGGCATTCCGGTTCTCCTCAAAAAGTTCGAATCCGCCCTGCGTGCCGAGCTCCCTGCAGACCGCGTCGAGAAGGTCCTGGCGATCACCGGAACCCCGGAAAAGCTCGACGCCATGCCCATTCACGAGTTCATGACGCTCTTCACGGCTTGA
- a CDS encoding TerC family protein has product MDFLTPEFFSGLAAIILLDLILAGDNAIVIALAARNLPRELQKKAVFWGTFGAIALRIVLTFAVIWLLKIPGLMLAGGLLLLPIAWKLLKHDDHDPDISPAKGFWAAIRTIIVADALMGLDNVLAIAGAAKGHMGLVVLGLAISVPLVVWGSTLILKLIERFPVIIYIGAAAIAWTAARMIAHDHLVAGWFEMHPWAPWTLDIVLVAGITGLGYLAQRKKCRSAPARDQRNRPPRQHPPVRATRDSRPRSPRPRR; this is encoded by the coding sequence ATGGATTTCCTCACCCCCGAATTCTTCTCCGGCCTCGCCGCGATCATCCTCCTGGACCTGATCCTGGCCGGCGACAACGCGATCGTGATCGCCCTCGCCGCACGCAACCTCCCCCGCGAACTGCAGAAGAAGGCCGTGTTCTGGGGCACCTTCGGCGCCATCGCCCTACGCATCGTGCTGACCTTCGCCGTCATCTGGCTGCTGAAGATCCCCGGCCTGATGCTCGCCGGCGGCCTGCTCCTGCTCCCGATCGCCTGGAAACTACTCAAGCACGACGACCACGACCCCGACATCTCCCCCGCGAAGGGCTTTTGGGCCGCCATCCGCACCATCATCGTCGCCGACGCCCTGATGGGCCTGGACAACGTCCTGGCGATCGCGGGGGCCGCCAAGGGGCACATGGGCCTGGTCGTGCTCGGCCTGGCGATCAGCGTGCCGCTGGTGGTCTGGGGTTCCACCCTGATCCTCAAGCTGATCGAGCGCTTCCCCGTCATCATCTACATCGGCGCCGCCGCCATCGCCTGGACCGCCGCCCGGATGATCGCCCACGACCACCTGGTCGCCGGGTGGTTCGAGATGCACCCGTGGGCGCCCTGGACGCTCGACATCGTCCTCGTCGCCGGCATCACAGGCCTCGGCTACCTCGCCCAGCGAAAAAAGTGTAGGAGCGCGCCTGCGCGCGATCAGCGCAACAGGCCGCCGAGACAGCACCCGCCTGTGCGCGCCACCCGCGACAGCCGCCCGAGGTCGCCCCGCCCCCGCAGATAA
- a CDS encoding porin family protein, with product MRIRPTRFSKAASGLALASLALFGAAAHAQDSTKKSQSPALDNISLWVGGYYTNNDTTIGAKTPTLNSSGDVNLEDDLNFKKHKTVPRVRLDFLIGEHQGFAFDWYEVNRSQSKTLSDQINFLGQPIDATARVKGDLKFSFGSAAYKWWFGTGDDVFGVGLGAAYYKVHASIYGSATINGDTEQQGASTNLDAWAPNLQLGWRHAFNDQWRMYINASGVKKNGGPLNGHIYDTAIGLEWFPWQNVGFGAEYAYTRIKLNQDKSRYDLDLDMKLNGPAAYVRFRF from the coding sequence ATGCGCATCCGCCCAACTCGTTTCAGCAAGGCCGCTTCCGGGCTGGCACTTGCATCGCTCGCACTCTTCGGTGCCGCTGCGCATGCGCAGGACAGCACGAAGAAGTCCCAGTCCCCCGCCCTCGATAACATCAGCCTCTGGGTCGGTGGCTACTACACCAACAACGACACCACCATCGGTGCGAAGACGCCGACGCTGAACTCCAGCGGCGACGTGAACCTCGAAGACGATCTCAACTTCAAGAAGCACAAGACGGTGCCGCGCGTCCGCCTCGACTTCCTCATCGGCGAACACCAGGGCTTTGCGTTCGACTGGTACGAAGTGAATCGCTCGCAGTCGAAAACGCTTTCCGACCAGATCAACTTCCTCGGCCAGCCGATCGACGCCACCGCGCGGGTCAAGGGTGACCTGAAGTTCAGCTTCGGCAGCGCGGCCTACAAGTGGTGGTTCGGTACCGGCGACGATGTGTTCGGCGTCGGCCTGGGTGCGGCGTACTACAAGGTGCACGCGAGCATCTACGGCTCGGCGACGATCAATGGCGACACCGAGCAGCAGGGTGCGTCGACCAACCTCGATGCCTGGGCGCCCAACCTGCAGCTGGGCTGGCGCCATGCGTTCAACGACCAGTGGCGCATGTACATCAACGCGTCGGGCGTGAAGAAGAATGGCGGTCCGCTCAACGGGCACATCTACGACACGGCGATTGGCCTGGAGTGGTTCCCGTGGCAGAACGTCGGCTTCGGTGCGGAGTATGCTTACACCCGCATCAAGCTGAACCAGGACAAGAGCCGTTACGATCTCGACCTGGACATGAAGCTCAACGGACCGGCCGCCTACGTGCGCTTCCGGTTCTGA
- a CDS encoding C39 family peptidase yields the protein MRAACTMVALLVLASPFAMANKAQVQTSPQISYPVKMTSLKEARFRNTIRQKYDFSCGSAAVATLLTFQYAYPIDEQSAFDVMYSHGDRGKINREGFSLLDIKRFLASRGFEADGFDVPLEKLDEEGIPAIVLIDERGYHHFVVVKGYKNDRVLIGDPARGTRSMSRRRFDDMWKNHIVFVIHNERDRAIFNSPRDWAVAPAAPISEGIERNGLGPIVMPKRGPGDI from the coding sequence ATGAGGGCAGCCTGCACCATGGTTGCCCTCCTGGTCCTGGCGTCTCCTTTCGCCATGGCCAACAAGGCCCAGGTGCAGACCAGCCCGCAGATCTCGTATCCGGTCAAGATGACCAGCCTCAAGGAAGCGCGGTTCCGCAACACCATCCGGCAGAAATACGATTTCAGCTGCGGTTCGGCGGCGGTCGCGACCCTGCTCACCTTCCAGTACGCGTATCCCATCGACGAGCAATCCGCGTTCGACGTCATGTATTCGCACGGCGATCGGGGCAAGATCAATCGCGAAGGGTTTTCGTTGCTCGACATCAAGCGCTTCCTTGCGTCGCGTGGTTTCGAAGCCGATGGCTTCGACGTGCCACTGGAAAAACTGGACGAAGAGGGCATTCCGGCCATCGTCCTGATCGACGAACGTGGCTATCACCATTTCGTGGTGGTCAAGGGTTACAAGAACGACCGTGTGCTGATCGGGGATCCCGCCCGTGGCACCCGGTCCATGTCACGGCGGCGCTTCGACGACATGTGGAAGAACCACATCGTTTTCGTCATCCACAACGAACGCGACCGCGCCATCTTCAATAGTCCGCGCGACTGGGCTGTCGCGCCTGCGGCACCGATTTCCGAAGGCATCGAGCGCAATGGCCTCGGACCGATCGTCATGCCAAAGCGCGGACCGGGGGACATATGA